AACTTGTAGGCCTGGTCCCGCAACTCACGGCCGAACTTCTCCCCCATGGATGCGTCGGACAGGTAGGTAATGTGGCCCACCATCCGTGCCAGCATCAGCCCCCGCCGGGGCAGGGTGTTGTACTCGTAGTAGCGACCGTCGTGAAATTCCCGGTCTGAAGTGATGGCCTGCCTCGCCACCTCGTTGAAGGCAATGTTCTGGGCGCTGAGGCGCGGGGTAGACGCAATGACTACGGCGTGCCGCAGCCGGTCAGGATAATCCAGGCTCCACTGCAGGGCCTGCATGCCGCCCAGGGACCCACCAACCACCGCGGCCCAGCACTCGATACCCAGCCGGTCGGCCAGCAGGGCCTGGCTGTGCACCCAGTCGCGAACGGTGATAACGGGAAAATCGGGCCCATAGGGTTGACCGGTCTGTGGATTGGTGCTGCCGGGCCCGGTACTGCCATGGCAGCCGCCCAGGTTGTTCAGGCTGACAACGAAAAAACGGTTGGTGTCGATGGGCTTGCCGGGGCCTATGCAACTGTCCCACCAGCCGGGCTTGCGGTCTTCCTTGCTATGGTAGCCGGCCGCGTGGTGATGGCCGCTGAGGGCATGACAGATAAGCACCGCGTTACTGGCATCGGCGTTGAGTTCGCCATAGGTCTCGATCACCAGGTCGTAACTTTCCAGTGTCCGGTTGCACGCCAGGGTAATCGGCGTATCGAAGTGCAGTGTCTGAGGGGTAACTATCCCTACAGAATCCGTTGGCAAGGGATCGTGCATTGGCGCGACAGGTTCCTGATTCGGTCCGGTTTATCTGCAACAAGATTGAGGCAATGGCCGCGCAGGAGAGCCCGGGAAGACGGTGGGCTCGATGGAATGGCCGGCTGATTGCCAGCCAAGCAGTTTAAAGGCCGGCCCGCGCGGCTGCAACCGCCGTTTCCGGCGCTGTTCAGACAGCGCCGGAAATGTTGACCACCTTCTGCTGGATCATCGTTGGTGCCGGTTTGCGGATCTGCCGTTGCATGGCGTCGGCCAGTTCCAGCTGCCGTTTCAGGTCGGTAATGGTGTTCTGCAGTCGTTCCCGTTCGGCGCGGCTGTCGCGATCACTGCGCACCATGTCCCGCAACCGTCGGATCTGGTGTTCCAGCAACTGTTTCTGCTCCATGGAATACTGCATGATGGGCAAGAGTGCTTCCGCGGGCCAGCGCTCTACATCCGCTCTTACACGTTGGTGAAGGGTGCGGGCTTCCTCAACGATGACATTGAAAAAACGGCGCACCAGCAGAGACTGTTCCGTCAGCAGGTTTTTCGGGCTGATTCGGAACCGTTTGGCCTTCTTGCGTAACTCCCGTACTGCAATCACGTGGCGCCCCGCCCGCAGGGGGATCGGCTCCAGGTGGCGGGCCCGGGTGTCTTCGTTGTAGCGGCGATAGATGGCGCCCACCATCTTTTCCGCCAGGTGGCCTTCGCTGAGGAGATTGGTCAGGTCGCTTTCCAGCAATTCGAAAAAATGGTCCATGCTGTGGTTCATGCCAGCGGTGGTCCAGCTTTTCGACATCTTCTGGCGGACTTTGTCAGCGTGAGCCTCGAATCGGTCCGCACTGACCAGGCCCTTGAGCATGTCGCCCTGGGAGTCCATCAACCGCCGGCTTGACCGCAGCGTGATCAGCTTCTTGTAATAGAAATCGTAATCCCGCTGGGCGCGGTCGGCCAGGCGGCGTAACGCGTCCTTGTCCATGGTGACACCGGAGCAGGCT
Above is a genomic segment from Marinobacter panjinensis containing:
- the metX gene encoding homoserine O-succinyltransferase MetX; translated protein: MHDPLPTDSVGIVTPQTLHFDTPITLACNRTLESYDLVIETYGELNADASNAVLICHALSGHHHAAGYHSKEDRKPGWWDSCIGPGKPIDTNRFFVVSLNNLGGCHGSTGPGSTNPQTGQPYGPDFPVITVRDWVHSQALLADRLGIECWAAVVGGSLGGMQALQWSLDYPDRLRHAVVIASTPRLSAQNIAFNEVARQAITSDREFHDGRYYEYNTLPRRGLMLARMVGHITYLSDASMGEKFGRELRDQAYKFGYDAEFQVESYLRYQGERFSESFDANTYLLMTKALDYFDPAYEHDNDLAKALRGACCEFLVLSFSTDWRFTPARSEELVNAMISARCKVSYAEIDAPWGHDAFLIPTPRYTAIFEAYMDRVAREAGA